From one Triticum urartu cultivar G1812 chromosome 3, Tu2.1, whole genome shotgun sequence genomic stretch:
- the LOC125548989 gene encoding male-cone protein 1-like, with protein MAMAGRKVTTSSASVAAALVALLVVAAASGAAGIHVCNVDTGSMLNNCRSYCSVGSNEASPSGACCGAVRGANFKCLCKYKGFLPKDIDANRAMQIPAKCGYGPASC; from the coding sequence ATGGCCATGGCCGGGAGGAAGGTGACGACGAGCAGCGCCAGCGTCGCCGCAGCGCTGGTGGCGCTGCTGGTCgtggcggcggcgtcgggcgcggcCGGGATTCATGTGTGCAACGTGGACACGGGGAGCATGCTGAACAACTGCAGGTCCTACTGCTCGGTGGGCAGCAACGAGGCCAGCCCCAGCGGCGCGTGCTGCGGCGCGGTGCGCGGCGCCAACTTCAAGTGCCTCTGCAAGTACAAGGGCTTCCTGCCCAAGGACATCGACGCCAACCGCGCCATGCAGATCCCCGCCAAGTGCGGCTACGGGCCGGCCTCCTGCTAG